The proteins below come from a single Clarias gariepinus isolate MV-2021 ecotype Netherlands chromosome 17, CGAR_prim_01v2, whole genome shotgun sequence genomic window:
- the LOC128545607 gene encoding adhesion G protein-coupled receptor F4-like translates to MAGTAKVTNFRSGSVLADFNISTTSVNLDLVSANENVANDLRTQGFNVSNNAFSRSVKDGLYKSSGNIYPGRNLTLTCNPPVNNSLTWTRDNETLHQSNNILQINNASPSNNGQYACTTTVNSMPYVIWQSINIEPYPIIQVTSDKLLQCKDTTVPLQCCVQSVYQVKWDACNSPSTNPVTGCISCDYSVKQTDCINNAVAQVRCQLQNPLPESTSQSYNSKSITLNIVNKTFDCFDNVFGAGNLGDKSSGNCIGEMVGYQVAQCNPLNLWKPIENSCVLPIFKNLQDTAKTLQLDKIPQFMVNLSTNALLASENITDSSATILTIVDILNTISYLSQTILISQPVMKNFLETTEVIGSDGAQSTWVLINSNSTTRHVSSELLKSTEKIATRLSNGNFSIPTNFSSLNKTSIIAPFSGTFGVNSTTQINIPVASAQTSLTVIISSAFNNILPVRNLTYDDSNQTGTIINGDVAVIETSTKINSISLSFEVKNTTLGNPQCVFWNFNLLNGIGGWDSTGCLLKSLQNETEIVTCECNHTTSFSILMSPFTPDKDLAIILDYITYIGVAISLGCLVLCLLIEIIIWKSVTRNDTSYMRHVSVVNIALSLLIADICFIIGAAVVNRGEGPCSTATFFMHFFYLALFFWMLLSALLLLYRTLMVFSRMTRGAMMAIAFSVGYGAPLIIAVVTVASTAGQHGYIQKNYNCWLNWSQTKALLAFVIPALTIVAINFLVLIVVLVKMLRRGVNASTQQDEKHPLVVIARCVAILTPLFGLTWGFGIGTLVSSNRGIHIVFAFLNSLQGFFILVFGILLDSKVREALAGTFSLRNFSSNRTRSTSEGPSSSGGFPFFRRLRQRNAYNVSSAGVMSSSNSDTAGHSQSSMPILQGSA, encoded by the exons ATGGCAGGCACTGCAAAAGTGACAAACTTCAG GTCTGGTAGTGTCTTGGCAGACTTTAATATCAGCACTACTAGTGTTAACCTGGATTTGGTATCAGCAAATGAAAACGTTGCTAATGATCTCCGTACTCAGGGATTTAATGTGAGCAACAATGCATTCAGTCGAAGCG tgaaaGATGGACTATATAAAAGCAGCGGCAATATATATCCTGGGAGGAATCTCACATTGACCTGCAATCCCCCAGTTAATAATAGCCTAACATGGACTCGAGATAATGAAACACTACATCAGTCAAATAATATCCTTCAGATCAATAATGCCTCTCCCAGTAACAATG GCCAATATGCCTGCACAACAACAGTAAACTCAATGCCATATGTGATCTGGCAAAGCATTAATATTGAGCCATACCCCATTATCCAAGTGACCAGTGACAAACTTTTACAATGTAAGGATACCACAGTCCCACTGCAGTGCTGTGTTCAGTCAGTTTACCAAGTGAAATGGGATGCTTGCAACTCACCATCGACAA ACCCGGTGACAGGCTGCATATCATGCGACTATTCAGTTAAACAAACAGACTGCATAAATAATGCAGTAGCACAGGTGAGATGCCAACTCCAAAATCCCCTCCCTGAAAGTACAAGTCAGAGTTACAACTCAAAGAGCATCACCTTAAATATAGTTAACAAAA caTTTGACTGCTTTGATAATGTATTTGGAGCTGGAAATCTGGGAGATAAAAGCTCTGGTAACTGTATTGGAGAGATGGTTGGCTATCAAGTAGCTCAGTGTAATCCCTTAAACCTCTGGAAACCCATAGAAAACTCCTGTGTTCTTCCCATCTTTAAAAATTTACAAGATACAGCTAAG ACTTTACAGCTAGACAAAATCCCCCAATTTATGGTCAACCTCAGCACTAATGCTTTATTAGCGAGTGAAAACATCACTGACTCTTCAGCTACAATATTAACAATTGTAGACATACTAAACACTATTTCGTATCTCTCACAAACAATTTTAATTAGTCAACCTGTTATGAAG aatTTCCTAGAAACAACAGAGGTGATTGGATCAGATGGTGCACAAAGCACATGGGTGCTCATAAACAGCAACAGTACAACTAGGCATGTCAGTTCTGAACTTCTAAAATCTACTGAGAAGATTGCAACCAGACTATCAAATGGTAACTTCTCAATACCAACAAACTTTAGTTCTCTTAACAAAACTTCCATCATTGCCCCCTTTTCTGGAACATTTGGAGTAAATTCAACGACCCAAATAAATATTCCAGTGGCGAGTGCACAGACATCCCTCACAGTCATCATTTCTTCAGCTTTTAATAATATCTTACCTGTTCGAAATCTGACCTACGATGACAGCAATCAAACTGGCACCATCATCAATGGAGATGTAGCTGTAATTGAGACAAGCACAAAAATTAACAGCATCTCCCTTTCTTTTGAGGTCAAAAATACGACGTTGGGAAACCCTCAGTGTGTCTTTTGgaactttaaccttttaaatggCATTGGGGGATGGGACTCGACTGGATGTCTACTAAAGTCATTacaaaatgaaactgaaatagTTACATGTGAATGCAACCACACAACATCTTTTTCAATTTTGATGTCACCATTTACTCCGGATAAAGACTTAGCCATAATCTTAGACTATATCACATACATCGGTGTTGCTATTTCATTGGGCTGCTTGGTTTTGTGCCTCCTAATTGAAATCATTATATGGAAATCAGTAACAAGAAATGACACGTCCTACATGCGTCATGTCTCTGTAGTCAACATCGCTCTCTCCCTACTGATTGCGGACATATGCTTTATCATTGGAGCAGCGGTAGTTAACCGAGGCGAAGGTCCCTGCAGTACAGCCACATTCTTCATGCACTTCTTTTATCTTGCCCTTTTCTTCTGGATGTTGTTGTCAGCACTCTTGCTCCTCTACCGCACCCTTATGGTCTTTTCCAGAATGACCAGAGGTGCAATGATGGCCATAGCCTTTAGTGTTGGCTATGGAGCCCCATTAATCATAGCTGTGGTTACTGTGGCATCTACAGCTGGACAACATGGATACATTCAAAAAAATTACAACTGTTGGCTAAACTGGAGTCAAACGAAGGCCCTCCTGGCATTTGTGATTCCTGCTCTAACTATTGTAGCTATAAACTTCCTAGTGCTTATTGTGGTTCTGGTGAAGATGTTGAGAAGAGGGGTTAATGCTTCCACTCAGCAAGATGAGAAACATCCTTTAGTAGTGATTGCTAGATGTGTGGCGATTCTAACACCTCTCTTTGGTCTAACGTGGGGATTCGGCATTGGAACCTTGGTATCATCGAACCGTGGAATTCACATTGTGTTCGCATTCCTTAATTCACTGCAG GGCTTCTTTATTTTGGTCTTTGGAATATTACTGGATAGTAAG GTCCGAGAAGCATTGGCAGGAACGTTTTCACTGAGGAACTTTAGCTCTAATCGGACTAGG AGTACAAGTGAGGGACCATCATCCTCAGGTGGATTTCCTTTCTTTCGGAGACTACGGCAAAGAA ATGCATACAACGTATCGAGTGCTGGTGTTATGTCTTCAAGCAACTCAGACACAGCTGGTCACAGCCAAAGTAGTATGCCCATCTTACAAGGGTCTGCTTAA